A window of the Trichoderma asperellum chromosome 6, complete sequence genome harbors these coding sequences:
- a CDS encoding uncharacterized protein (EggNog:ENOG41), protein MASTQIVQLQSLKPDLHERAWVSIPHPSLPLIATAHGKNVTVFSLSTLSFHSALTDGHARSIRSVAWKPALPPHELCLISGSFDSSAGVWRWNKSSGEDDGDGLGQDMSRGPAGDETAKAGEWDYNLVLEGHDSEVKCCAFNPSGNYLATCSRDKSIWIWEDIASSESEDDWETIAVLNEHEGDVKAVAWCPDVPGRNSVGQRYYSVDVLASASYDNTARIWREDSDGEWVCVAVLQGHEGTVWGVEWEPKPRDNRFPRLMTFSADETIRVWTLEQGEDNADGDGSAMSQGLGGIPSTMRRSFREQWNCTAVLPKVHDKDVYSATWSAESGLIASTGSDGVIALYKEDEAAPSDPPAVSADKDSDGNASLSHNSSAAGGPQWQLLTTVPSAHGPYEINHITWCRRYDAGSTKRGEEEMLVTTGDDGLVQSWRIDVTSS, encoded by the coding sequence ATGGCCTCTACGCAAATAGTCCAGCTGCAGTCGCTCAAACCTGATCTCCATGAGCGTGCCTGGGTGTCGATACCTCATCCTAGCCTCCCTCTAATCGCAACCGCACACGGCAAGAATGTCACAGTCTTCTCGCTATCGACTCTCTCCTTCCACAGCGCCTTAACCGACGGCCACGCACGATCCATCCGAAGCGTTGCTTGGAAACCTGCGCTACCGCCGCATGAATTATGCCTTATCTCAGGTAGCTTCGATTCTTCCGCCGGCGTCTGGCGCTGGAATAAGAGCAgtggtgaagatgatggtgatggcctGGGCCAGGACATGTCAAGGGGCCCAGCAGGTGACGAAACCGCCAAGGCTGGCGAATGGGACTATAACCTTGTGCTGGAGGGACATGACTCCGAAGTCAAGTGCTGCGCGTTTAATCCGTCTGGCAACTACCTTGCGACCTGCTCGCGCGACAAGTCCATTTGGATATGGGAGGACATTGCCAGCTCCGAATCCGAGGACGATTGGGAAACGATTGCCGTTCTCAACGAGCATGAGGGAGATGTCAAGGCCGTAGCCTGGTGTCCTGATGTGCCTGGACGCAACAGTGTTGGGCAGCGATATTACAGCGTCGATGTCCTTGCCAGCGCCAGCTATGATAACACCGCTCGGATTTGGCGCGAGGACTCAGATGGAGAATGGGTTTGCGTGGCTGTTCTTCAAGGACATGAAGGCACTGTCTGGGGTGTAGAATGGGAACCAAAACCGAGAGACAATCGATTCCCTAGACTCATGACATTCTCCGCTGATGAGACAATACGTGTGTGGACGCTTGAACAAGGGGAAGATAATGCTGATGGGGACGGCTCAGCAATGTCGCAGGGCCTAGGTGGGATACCAAGCACGATGCGAAGGTCTTTTAGAGAGCAGTGGAATTGCACGGCTGTGCTCCCCAAGGTGCACGACAAGGACGTATATTCAGCCACATGGAGCGCCGAATCTGGTCTCATTGCTAGCACAGGGAGTGATGGtgttattgctttatataaagaagatgaagctgctcCATCAGACCCCCCGGCAGTTTCCGCGGATAAAGACTCGGATGGCAATGCAAGCTTGAGTCACAATAGCTCCGCTGCTGGCGGGCCACAGTGGCAGCTTTTGACCACAGTGCCTAGTGCTCATGGACCATATGAGATCAATCACATCACCTGGTGTAGGCGATATGATGCGGGCTCAACAaagaggggagaagaagaaatgctgGTTACAACAGGCGATGATGGACTGGTCCAGTCATGGCGAATTGATGTTACATCTTCATAG
- a CDS encoding uncharacterized protein (EggNog:ENOG41), with the protein MNETWEALVTNTSMRELILNELPPKQTSAYSTDVFRQFLSQLESATFHIFGGEDYAGLRLTITSGGQDFFERLDDSFFHHMRRLKHLHIQASDIIGNDYYIPFPLKSESLPLLQSLKLENFFISSELVSFIQGHAQVLRSLHLNECFSDEYLSWAEFFDQVYKAKPSLAELVYGHNKAPFMTKEIERWVRDKSVLQRVRQRLKAYATLNVFRQGGFDPDEGRLYFEEDIDVMRFNQGDDERAYFRLMELVNDNKAEAKFDSR; encoded by the coding sequence ATGAATGAGACTTGGGAGGCCCTTGTGACCAATACTTCCATGAGGGAGCTTATCCTTAATGAGCTGCCTCCAAAACAGACGTCTGCGTATAGTACTGATGTCTTTCGCCAATTTCTTAGTCAACTCGAATCTGCAACTTTTCACATCTTTGGCGGGGAAGATTATGCAGGGTTGCGGCTTACTATAACATCAGGCGGTCAGGATTTTTTCGAACGCTTGGATGATTCATTTTTCCACCATATGAGGAGACTGAAGCATTTGCATATCCAGGCTTCAGATATTATCGGCAATGACTACTATATCCCGTTTCCTTTAAAGTCCGAGAGCCTCCCTCTTTTACAATCTCTTAAGCTGGAAAATTTCTTCATCAGCTCAGAGCTGGTTTCGTTTATACAAGGCCATGCTCAGGTCCTCAGATCTCTCCACTTAAATGAATGCTTCAGCGACGAATACCTATCCTGGGCCGAGTTTTTTGATCAAGTATACAAAGCGAAGCCTTCGCTTGCCGAGCTAGTATATGGACACAACAAGGCACCGTTTATGACAAAAGAAATAGAGCGGTGGGTGCGTGACAAGTCAGTTCTTCAGCGTGTCCGCCAGAGGCTGAAAGCATATGCAACACTAAATGTGTTTCGGCAAGGAGGTTTCGACCCAGATGAAGGTAGACTGTATTTTGAGGAAGATATAGACGTGATGCGATTTAACcaaggcgatgatgagagGGCATATTTTCGTCTGATGGAACTAGTCAATGATAATAAGGCAGAGGCAAAGTTTGATTCCAGATAA